One Lachancea thermotolerans CBS 6340 chromosome F complete sequence DNA window includes the following coding sequences:
- a CDS encoding cation:proton antiporter (similar to gnl|GLV|DEHA0E00440g Debaryomyces hansenii DEHA0E00440g) — translation MSQAAALSYHEPNIIVILILASFLIILNIVGRALDSLLYCGLLGQIFIGVAWGLPGGKWLSLPFQQSVVQLGYLGLILLVYEGGLSTDFRAMKANFMLSTFLALTGVIAPIGMSFVLMSLSHATPLQSFAAGASLCSTSLGTTLTVLKISGLKQSRLGVVLTCAAMLDDVVGLVMAQIISNLGGSGSINPVIIIRPILVSFAFAVVVPLVCVFLIKPLACRMQHCHLKKVRFFPTTVQMTFLAHTLILFGFVVGSSYAGTSNLYAAYLAGACIGWYDNEVNRGAFVERTSATLANSNKGYFSPKKIGQMLALAPQAEAFSKSSKHPHSDFETPKLPPSAAIRCSGTDDLNDNVEEENTEDKQLNPNDTVTGSETSISTSNLRSGHVSGLHIWEAYYEVPLSTVLKPFFFASIGFSIPISEMFDGNIIWKGIVYAILMTLGKFICGAWLLRSICFKRFANDVESGGHIWGFPKARSLIPPSIMGYAMVARGEIGFLISALAESRGIFTPEQYYIVTWGIVLCTIVGPLMVGLLTSKVRKIRDSKELAASAEHDPMGIWA, via the coding sequence aTGAGCCAAGCGGCGGCTTTATCATATCATGAGCCTAACATAATCGTGATTTTGATAttggcttcttttcttaTAATCCTCAACATCGTGGGGCGAGCTCTTGACAGTCTCCTTTACTGCGGCTTATTGGGTCAAATATTCATCGGTGTTGCGTGGGGCCTTCCTGGAGGAAAATGGCTCTCACTACCTTTTCAGCAATCTGTAGTTCAGTTAGGTTACCTGGGCTTAATTTTACTAGTTTACGAAGGAGGACTTTCAACAGACTTCCGCGCAATGAAAGCTAATTTTATGCTATCGACGTTCCTGGCTCTCACTGGTGTTATTGCACCAATTGGAATGTCCTTTGTACTAATGAGTCTCTCGCATGCCACTCCTCTACAGTCTTTCGCAGCAGGTGCATCATTGTGTTCGACCAGCCTGGGAACGACATTAACTGTATTAAAAATCAGCGGTCTCAAGCAAAGTCGCCTTGGAGTGGTTTTAACGTGTGCGGCCATGTTGGATGATGTTGTAGGACTTGTTATGGCACAGATCATTTCTAATTTAGGAGGCAGCGGATCGATTAATCCCGTAATTATAATCCGACCAATTTTGGTTTCTTTTGCATTTGCAGTTGTTGTTCCCCTGGTATGCgtgtttttgataaagcCTCTAGCTTGTAGAATGCAGCATTGCCACTTAAAGAAAGTCCGGTTTTTTCCGACTACAGTGCAGATGACATTTTTGGCGCACACATTAATCCTTTTTGGGTTTGTTGTGGGATCGAGTTATGCCGGCACCTCGAACCTTTACGCTGCTTACCTCGCAGGTGCTTGTATAGGCTGGTATGACAATGAAGTCAACAGGGGCGCATTTGTTGAACGCACTTCCGCTACTTTGGCCAACAGTAACAAAGGTTATTTTTCCCCCAAAAAAATAGGCCAGATGCTTGCACTTGCGCCCCAAGCAGAAGCGTTCAGTAAAAGTTCTAAACATCCTCACTCAGATTTCGAAACTCCAAAGTTGCCACCTTCTGCCGCTATAAGATGTTCTGGCACTGATGACTTGAACGATAATGTGGAGGAGGAAAACACAGAAGATAAGCAATTAAATCCGAACGATACTGTCACGGGCTCGGAAACCAGTATTTCCACTAGCAATTTGCGTTCTGGGCATGTCTCTGGGCTTCACATATGGGAAGCGTACTACGAAGTGCCCCTCTCGACTGTTTTGAAAccgtttttttttgcgtcAATCGGCTTTTCCATTCCCATTTCCGAGATGTTTGATGGAAACATCATATGGAAAGGTATAGTATATGCTATTTTGATGACTTTGGGCAAATTCATATGTGGTGCGTGGTTATTGAGAAGCATTTGTTTCAAACGTTTTGCGAATGACGTTGAAAGCGGTGGCCACATCTGGGGCTTCCCAAAAGCAAGATCGCTTATTCCTCCATCGATCATGGGCTATGCTATGGTTGCCCGCGGAGAGATTGGATTTCTGATTTCTGCTTTGGCAGAAAGTCGAGGCATTTTCACTCCAGAGCAGTATTATATTGTGACATGGGGAATTGTGCTTTGCACAATTGTTGGTCCCCTAATGGTTGGTTTGTTAACCAGCAAAGTCAGAAAAATTCGTGATTCGAAAGAGCTGGCTGCGAGCGCAGAGCACGATCCGATGGGCATTTGGGCTTAA
- a CDS encoding KLTH0F04818p (no similarity) codes for MKATQDKTFNTLPHEVQFNAQFQILVTPALEPRSVMREDKIFESAGVQLKCLDRAQEYKLKITPTLARSRFLFKKVMYFYKRVNWIQIYSHIKVKRGDSVVI; via the coding sequence ATGAAGGCTACGCAGGATAAGACATTCAACACCCTCCCCCACGAAGTACAGTTCAACGctcaatttcaaattttagTGACGCCTGCTCTCGAACCTCGATCAGTAATGCGTGAGGATAAGATTTTTGAGTCCGCAGGCGTTCAACTCAAGTGCCTTGACAGAGCACAAGAATACAAGTTAAAGATTACACCCACATTAGCGCGATCGAGATTCTTGTTTAAAAAAGTGATGTACTTTTATAAGCGCGTTAACTGGATACAAATCTACTCACATATTAAGGTCAAACGTGGAGATTCAGTTGTCATCTGA
- a CDS encoding cAMP-dependent protein kinase (highly similar to uniprot|P05986 Saccharomyces cerevisiae YKL166C TPK3 and highly similar to uniprot|P06244 Saccharomyces cerevisiae YJL164C TPK1), whose translation MSQSEQRMRETLQELPSGLLGSGSVPETQQQSLPETQQQSSLGQQAVEAKNAQKTELQGRQTSGKYTLNDFHILRTLGTGSFGRVHLVRSNHNGRFYAMKVLKKRTIVKLKQVEHTNDERRMLSIVSHPFIIRMWGTFQDAEQVFMIMDYIEGGELFSLLRKSQRFPNPVAKFYAAEVCLALEYLHAHEIIYRDLKPENVLLDKNGHVKITDFGFAKYVPDVTFTLCGTPDYIAPEVVSTKPYNKSVDWWSFGILIFEMLAGYTPFYDSNTMKTYENILNAQLQFPPFFHADVQDLLSQLITRDLSKRLGNLQNGSEDVKNHPWFSEVVWEKLLCRNIETPYEPPVHAGQGDTSQYDRYPEEENSYGAEGDDPHHDLFAEF comes from the coding sequence ATGTCACAGTCCGAGCAGCGCATGCGCGAGACGTTACAAGAACTACCCAGTGGCCTTCTTGGGTCGGGCTCCGTGCCAGAGAcccagcagcagagcttgCCAGAGAcccagcagcagagctcGCTAGGGCAGCAAGCAGTTGAAGCAAAAAATGCACAGAAGACAGAGCTTCAGGGGAGGCAAACGTCGGGCAAGTACACTTTGAATGACTTCCACATCTTGAGGACGCTGGGGACCGGCTCGTTTGGGCGCGTGCACCTGGTGCGGTCGAACCACAACGGGCGTTTCTACGCGATGAAGGTGCTTAAAAAGCGCACCATCGTCAAGCTGAAGCAGGTTGAGCATACAAACGACGAGAGGCGCATGCTTTCGATTGTCTCGCACCCCTTTATCATCCGCATGTGGGGTACGTTCCAAGACGCCGAACAGGTTTTCATGATCATGGACTACATAGAGGGTGGCGAGCTTTTCTCACTGCTGCGCAAGTCTCAGCGGTTCCCCAATCCAGTCGCCAAGTTCTACGCGGCCGAGGTCTGCCTGGCCCTCGAATACCTGCATGCGCACGAGATTATCTATCGTGACCTAAAGCCCGAAAACGTGCTTCTCGACAAAAACGGGCACGTCAAGATCACAGACTTCGGCTTCGCCAAGTACGTACCGGACGTCACCTTCACGCTGTGTGGCACGCCAGACTACATCGCTCCTGAAGTCGTGAGCACCAAGCCCTACAACAAATCCGTCGACTGGTGGAGTTTCGGCATACTTATATTCGAGATGCTGGCTGGCTACACGCCGTTCTACGACTCAAACACCATGAAGACCTATGAAAACATTCTTAACGCCCAGCTACAGTTTCCGCCCTTCTTCCATGCAGACGTGCAAGACCTCCTGAGCCAGCTCATTACGAGAGACCTGAGTAAGCGACTCGGTAACTTGCAAAATGGAAGTGAGGACGTTAAAAACCACCCGTGGTTCAGTGAAGTCGTATGGGAGAAACTGCTGTGCAGAAACATCGAAACACCATACGAACCTCCCGTGCATGCAGGCCAGGGCGACACTTCGCAGTATGATAGATATCCCGAGGAAGAGAACTCGTATGGTGCGGAGGGAGATGACCCTCACCACGACCTCTTTGCAGAGTTCTAG
- the JJJ2 gene encoding Jjj2p (weakly similar to uniprot|P46997 Saccharomyces cerevisiae YJL162C JJJ2 Protein that may function as a cochaperone as suggested by the presence of a DnaJ-like domain), producing MISEDMWVDETTHYSVLGLKSDASESQIKKAYRRIAMAIHPDKNKSASAAEMFKLVSHAQSVLIDKELRRTYNRSLISKGLYTYVPKKTKLSALVAATASSVSETSNSSPRKTNVPQSARASAPNPTTPSRDKIRPSTAFSRKSKPYEQQPYGFGVDSDVHGSPFASQDKPFNAKSYQHQRPSNNHTTTDAKLGSSTFSSRFPSSVPDLDIPHSADEDPSTPFSEGKRTKLPKKDTQEFIPDPPGSPFPSNFHRHYARTSHNDKQQNRRSTSPVKSQPTPTTDTLQGLKDILDKFKNPKVNKTSIDEPISLEEHERNSGSAKEADKLSQTQAERGTESHDGAPGSTSSPKMEDSSATVRSTLPQEKARKRPIVGLKAEVFKTKEKDDIRLTELENVLPKDDEFFDMRKVSDTLDNVRIKRLKTERAHSPEVDMMEDSHSSPLFPYEIGAETLSRPVNETLPRIYKPELVSATELGINEAIVDLSLPALPALQINVLDKQQVLQTIQVIKNFNLHANKIKRRLLDTLSRRSTADDLFNERLVRVENANILLQAKAYDLRIAEKLQELQNRQRIVAESFATLMGSIYASKKR from the coding sequence ATGATATCCGAAGATATGTGGGTTGACGAAACAACACATTACTCAGTGCTAGGACTGAAGTCAGACGCATCGGAGTCCCAGATCAAGAAGGCCTACCGAAGAATAGCAATGGCAATCCACCCcgacaaaaacaaatctGCAAGTGCTGCCGAGATGTTCAAACTGGTATCGCATGCCCAATCTGTTCTTATTGATAAAGAGCTAAGAAGGACTTATAATAGGTCTCTGATATCGAAAGGCCTGTATACTTATGTGCCGAAAAAGACGAAGCTGTCTGCATTGGTGGCCGCCACAGCTAGTAGCGTCTCGGAAACGTCGAACTCATCGCCGCGGAAAACAAACGTGCCCCAATCTGCTCGCGCATCCGCGCCAAATCCCACTACGCCCTCTAGAGACAAGATTCGTCCGAGCACAGCCTTTTCGAGGAAGAGCAAACCTTACGAGCAGCAGCCATACGGCTTTGGTGTCGACAGCGATGTCCATGGGAGCCCCTTCGCTTCCCAAGACAAACCGTTCAACGCGAAAAGCTACCAGCATCAACGCCCATCCAACAATCATACTACTACAGATGCCAAGCTAGGAAGCTCCACATTTAGTTCAAGGTTTCCATCCTCAGTCCCGGATCTCGACATCCCACATAGCGCCGATGAGGACCCTTCAACGCCTTTTAGTGAGGGCAAAAGAACTAAGCTCCCCAAAAAAGATACTCAGGAATTCATCCCCGATCCTCCCGGCTCGCCCTTCCCTAGCAACTTTCACCGGCATTACGCCAGAACAAGTCACAATGACAAGCAACAAAATAGAAGATCAACTTCGCCCGTTAAAAGCCAGCCGACTCCGACAACAGACACATTACAAGGCCTCAAAGATATTCTGGATaagttcaaaaatccaAAAGTCAATAAAACTTCAATCGATGAGCCCATCAGTCTGGAGGAACACGAAAGGAATTCTGGTTCGGCGAAAGAGGCCGATAAACTTTCCCAAACCCAGGCAGAGAGAGGCACCGAATCACACGATGGTGCACCTGGCTCAACATCGAGCCCAAAAATGGAGGATTCTTCTGCTACTGTCCGCAGCACATTACcgcaagaaaaagcgcGCAAGAGACCAATAGTTGGGCTCAAGGCGGAAGTATTCAAaacgaaagaaaaagacgacATTCGCCTTAcagagctggaaaatgTGCTACCCAAAGACGACGAGTTTTTTGACATGAGAAAAGTGAGCGACACATTAGATAACGTGCGCATCAAGAGGCTCAAAACGGAGCGTGCCCACTCACCTGAGGTTGACATGATGGAAGACTCTCACTCCAGTCCGCTTTTTCCTTACGAGATTGGCGCAGAAACATTATCTCGGCCAGTTAATGAGACACTTCCACGGATATATAAACCAGAACTCGTTTCAGCCACCGAGCTGGGAATAAACGAGGCAATTGTCGACCTATCGCTGCCCGCTCtgccagctcttcaaattaaTGTTTTGGATAAGCAGCAAGTCCTCCAGACGATCCAGGTTATAAAGAATTTCAACTTGCACGCAAATAAAATTAAACGCAGACTCCTAGACACTCTTTCAAGACGCTCTACAGCGGACGATCTTTTCAACGAGCGTTTAGTTCGGGTTGAAAATGCTAATATACTTTTGCAAGCGAAAGCTTACGACCTGAGGATTGCTGAAAAGTTGCAGGAGCTACAAAATAGACAGCGCATTGTTGCAGAAAGTTTTGCGACCTTGATGGGCTCGATTTatgcttccaaaaagcgTTAG
- the MCD4 gene encoding mannose-ethanolamine phosphotransferase MCD4 (highly similar to uniprot|P36051 Saccharomyces cerevisiae YKL165C MCD4 Protein involved in glycosylphosphatidylinositol (GPI) anchor synthesis multimembrane-spanning protein that localizes to the endoplasmic reticulum highly conserved among eukaryotes), which produces MWSKQRLTFVVVGILFHFVYLWSIFDIYFVSPLVHGMQTYRSTDAPPAKRLFLIVGDGLRADTTFDKITHPTTGETAHLAPFLRSLVLNNATYGVSHTRMPTESRPGHVAMIAGFYEDVSAVTKGWKENPVDFDSFFNQSAHTYSFGSPDILPMFKDGASDPNKVDAWMYGHEFEDFTQSSIELDAYVFRHLDNLFYNSTMDRELHEQIMQPGNVFFLHLLGCDTAGHSYRPYSPEYYDNVKYIDDEVSKLVPKVRDFFGDDDTAFVFTADHGMSAFGSHGDGHPNNTRTPLIAWGAGLNRPVLNKAPIYDNYTEGWDLANIQRNDVKQADIASLMTYLIGADYPANSVGELPLSYIDGSEENKLKALYSNAKAILEQYLVKEQEIELSQFQYKPYHKFVEKPASQYLDEIEQLIERISAGDESLESPAIKLTEELMSVTLEGLHYLTTYNWQFTRTIVTFGFVGWITYSFIIFLRLFILTKEYELKTTITNLAIFGALSLVLNYVLHYQRSPFNFYMYLMFPLFFWSQIFKSRVILGDGLGEFFEGITLPKKLGILAAVLAIYESIVYGFFSRWIFTVSFVVLGFYPLACGIKDVRTNILWLATSLSISVFTLFDAVKVESLKQINAASALIVLSACWGIYHLRQDIKAHTSKVLVIQVVLIVAMVAITNKSVISLQNREGLPRDSQIGGWIVFALSLAVMPIFHYLEPSNDYRVRMLIIYLTFAPAFIILTISFESFFYFLFTAYIVQWIEIESGIKENSAKNASSHNWLQLLRVSVIGFFLMQVAFFSTGNIASISSFSLDSVYRLMPIFDPFPMGALLVLKLILPYITLSSGLGILNLKLRFKDYSISSLIICTSDILSLQFFYLLKTEGSWLDIGVSISNYCLAILSSLIMLLLEFISHVLLRNVSLSRADKVKKTQ; this is translated from the coding sequence ATGTGGAGCAAGCAGAGACTAACGTTTGTCGTAGTGGGCATTTTGTTCCACTTCGTTTATCTATGGTCTATTTTCGACATCTATTTCGTGTCACCGTTGGTGCACGGAATGCAAACCTATAGAAGCACCGATGCGCCTCCAGCGAAGAGACTGTTTCTTATTGTGGGGGATGGCTTGCGGGCAGATACAACCTTCGATAAAATTACACATCCCACAACAGGCGAAACGGCTCACTTGGCGCCATTTCTCAGGTCGCTAGTTCTCAATAACGCCACATACGGTGTTTCTCACACTAGGATGCCCACTGAATCAAGGCCTGGTCATGTGGCAATGATCGCGGGGTTTTATGAGGATGTAAGCGCCGTGACTAAGGGTTGGAAAGAGAATCCAGTCGACTTCGACAGCTTCTTTAACCAATCCGCACACACATACTCTTTCGGCTCCCCTGATATACTTCCAATGTTCAAAGATGGTGCATCTGACCCCAATAAGGTCGACGCATGGATGTACGGTCATGAATTCGAGGATTTTACCCAATCATCTATTGAGCTAGACGCATATGTTTTCAGACATCTCGACAACCTATTTTACAATTCCACGATGGACAGAGAGCTGCATGAGCAGATAATGCAACCTGGAAATGTATTTTTTCTACACCTTTTGGGCTGCGATACTGCGGGTCACTCGTACCGCCCTTATTCGCCCGAGTACTACGATAATGTCAAATACATTGATGACGAGGTCTCAAAGCTTGTTCCCAAGGTCCGTGACTTTTTCGGAGATGACGACACTGCTTTCGTATTTACTGCAGACCATGGCATGAGTGCATTTGGATCTCATGGAGACGGTCACCCCAACAACACAAGAACACCTTTGATTGCTTGGGGGGCAGGGCTGAATAGACCAGTATTGAATAAAGCTCCAATCTACGATAATTATACTGAGGGCTGGGACCTAGCTAATATACAGCGGAATGATGTGAAACAGGCGGATATTGCATCTTTGATGACATATCTTATTGGTGCAGACTACCCCGCGAATTCGGTGGGCGAGTTACCATTGTCATACATCGACGGTTCCGAGGAAAATAAGTTAAAAGCATTGTATTCCAACGCAAAAGCGATTTTGGAACAGTACTTGGTCAAAGAGCAGGAAATAGAGTTGTCTCAGTTCCAGTATAAGCCTTACCATAAGTTTGTCGAGAAGCCTGCGTCCCAATACCTGGATGAAATTGAGCAGTTAATTGAAAGGATCTCTGCAGGGGATGAGTCCCTAGAGAGTCCTGCTATCAAGCTCACCGAAGAGTTAATGTCGGTAACTTTAGAGGGCCTCCACTACTTGACCACGTACAACTGGCAATTTACAAGAACCATTGTGACTTTTGGATTTGTTGGCTGGATTACATATTCcttcatcatctttttgagattgTTCATCTTGACCAAGGAATACGAGCTGAAGACGACGATCACGAACCTCGCAATTTTTGGAGCACTATCGCTAGTATTGAACTACGTTCTTCACTATCAGAGGTCTCCATTCAACTTCTACATGTACCTAATGTTCccactttttttttggagtcagattttcaagagcaGGGTTATTCTCGGTGATGGCCTGGGGGAGTTTTTCGAAGGAATCACACTTCCAAAGAAACTGGGTATACTAGCCGCGGTTCTAGCGATTTACGAAAGCATCGTTTATGGCTTTTTTAGCCGCTGGATTTTCACAGTgagttttgttgttttgggTTTCTACCCACTTGCCTGTGGCATCAAGGACGTCAGAACTAATATTCTATGGCTTGCTACTAGTCTTTCTATCTCGGTCTTTACGCTCTTTGACGCAGTAAAGgttgaaagcttgaaacaaATCAACGCGGCGAGTGCCTTAATTGTGCTGAGTGCATGCTGGGGGATCTACCATCTACGTCAAGACATCAAAGCCCACACTTCAAAAGTGCTGGTCATCCAAGTGGTCTTGATAGTTGCTATGGTGGCCATTACCAACAAGTCTGTCATTTCGCTGCAAAACAGAGAGGGACTGCCTCGGGACTCTCAAATTGGTGGTTGGATAGTGTTTGCTCTTTCATTAGCCGTTATGCCTATTTTCCACTACTTGGAACCTAGCAATGACTACAGAGTGCGAATGCTCATCATCTACCTCACCTTCGCACCTGCATTTATCATCCTGACCATCTCGTTTGAATCATTCTTTTACTTTTTGTTCACTGCATACATCGTTCAGTGGATTGAGATAGAATCGGGAATAAAGGAAAATAGCGCTAAAAATGCTTCATCTCACAATTGGCTGCAGCTGTTACGCGTTTCAGTGATagggttttttttgatgcAGGTGGCGTTCTTCAGTACTGGTAATATCGCTTCGATTTCCTCGTTTTCATTGGATTCGGTCTACCGGTTGATGCCAATCTTCGATCCATTTCCGATGGGCGCACTTTTAGTTCTCAAGTTGATCTTGCCATACATCACGCTCTCTTCGGGTCTGGGGATcctgaacttgaagctgcgTTTCAAGGATTACAGCATTTCATCCCTCATAATTTGCACCAGTGACATACTCTCACTTCAATTTTTCTACCTCTTGAAAACGGAGGGAAGCTGGCTTGACATCGGCGTTTCGATCTCCAACTACTGTCTGGCCATATTATCCTCATTAATTATGCTGCTGCTAGAATTTATCAGTCACGTCCTGTTGCGGAACGTCTCACTTTCAAGAGCGGACaaggtgaagaagactCAATAA
- the FMP33 gene encoding Fmp33p (similar to uniprot|P46998 Saccharomyces cerevisiae YJL161W FMP33 The authentic non-tagged protein was localized to the mitochondria) codes for MKPSDSGSHVDGDSRPKTGLHSENLSRETSGNSRVKAKPQYVPFKASKSNVFSNVVINSLFGLGLYYLYRDYQEDKRASAKARGTVTIVHDRASDSQAKGGQVRGSGLLPKMSYKDLSFVTVGFGFLLQLANMAHVSFGKRSPLYRASILSVALYPPFAYYMYSMRDQKVAK; via the coding sequence ATGAAACCTTCCGACAGCGGTTCGCACGTGGACGGCGATTCGAGGCCCAAGACGGGCCTTCACAGCGAAAACCTGTCGCGCGAAACTTCCGGAAACTCCCGGGTCAAGGCTAAACCACAATACGTGCCTTTCAAGGCTTCGAAGTCGAATGTGTTCTCCAACGTGGTTATCAACTCTCTTTTCGGGCTAGGCTTGTACTATCTCTACAGAGACTATCAAGAAGATAAGCGTGCTTCCGCAAAGGCCCGGGGCACGGTAACAATTGTACATGACCGGGCTAGCGATAGTCAGGCCAAGGGCGGTCAAGTCCGCGGCTCGGgccttcttccaaagatgTCTTACAAGGACCTGTCGTTTGTAACCGTGGGATTCGGGTTTCTGCTACAACTTGCCAACATGGCGCACGTGTCTTTTGGGAAGAGGTCACCTTTGTATCGCGCCAGCATCCTCTCTGTCGCGCTGTATCCACCGTTTGCCTACTACATGTACAGTATGCGAGACCAGAAAGTAGCTAAGTAG
- a CDS encoding uncharacterized protein (similar to uniprot|P46996 Saccharomyces cerevisiae YJL163C Hypothetical ORF) — MTENLPAGEQEPNEGSPLLHQNPLGPDLEGLRGVDATNAELEFVVESTGVALVEEAMGNGSSPQGAPSNGPETEEARWLRESKLKHSKLAWYYRPSLSLLCFTVALMSLAETMVASPSIILTTQKVCQGISPGSPDSPEEARCDMPKAQSTFSSIQSAQMLIQGIVGTLLAGKLGELSDRFGRKPIFQYVGCVRLVSLLAIVYTILPSTPYSKWKIILANSIQALSGGLMLTIANGNSYITDCTEPKDRTIAISMLMSTIYACIGTGPLIGSAAIKLSNGNNYMPFVIAVMFITFFTIFTTIFLTESRHVNALRQSQTKFRDRRRSFESVLTNTSSVSVTRHGRYQALKFLDLLSPLKKMWLPPSVHGSLIPRYTVLILVALDVLFIISTTGMVVPLVLFATYKYRWDSVHLGYFISFIGIGRAMVLLILSPLFLHVLKKMYTRLDNSVDAIDLMSLRTAMFSVVISIAAILLWDDTRGLVLLVFAVFQNLSAFFSPTLQATLVKYCSKSSLGELFGAIALVRSATMLVFPPILLLVYAHTNTTKPKIFMTVPLLASILAFILTFMLHIVTDSELLRRPSQASLAPSSQPAHTNKGSKDQRMSTSRTSRKPSSI, encoded by the coding sequence ATGACAGAGAATTTGCCAGCTGGTGAGCAGGAACCCAATGAAGGCTCCCCTCTGCTGCATCAGAACCCCCTGGGCCCTGACTTGGAAGGTTTGCGCGGCGTAGACGCAACAAATGCCGAACTCGAGTTCGTAGTGGAAAGCACGGGGGTCGCActcgttgaagaagcaatgGGTAATGGATCCAGCCCACAGGGCGCGCCGTCAAACGGGccagaaactgaagaagCCCGCTGGCTGCGGGAgtcaaagctcaagcacTCAAAGCTAGCGTGGTACTACAGACCCAGTTTGTCTCTTTTGTGCTTCACAGTAGCCTTGATGTCCCTGGCAGAGACCATGGTGGCCTCTCCTTCTATCATCCTCACGACACAAAAAGTGTGCCAGGGCATTTCGCCAGGTTCGCCCGATAGCCCTGAAGAGGCCAGATGTGACATGCCTAAGGCGCAGTCAACTTTCTCTTCTATCCAATCTGCTCAGATGTTGATACAAGGAATAGTGGGAACGTTGCTAGCAGGAAAATTAGGCGAACTCTCTGACCGGTTCGGCAGAAAGCCAATCTTCCAATACGTCGGGTGCGTGAGGCTAGTGAGTTTGCTAGCTATTGTCTACACCATCCTTCCCTCAACGCCTTACAGCAAATGGAAAATCATTCTCGCAAACAGTATCCAGGCCTTATCTGGCGGTCTGATGCTGACTATTGCAAATGGAAACAGTTACATCACGGATTGTACAGAGCCAAAAGACCGAACAATAGCAATTAGTATGCTAATGAGTACAATCTACGCCTGTATCGGAACTGGTCCTCTTATCGGCTCCGCGGCCATCAAGTTATCCAACGGGAACAACTACATGCCATTCGTGATAGCCGTGATGTTCATCACGTTCTTCACTATCTTTACTACTATATTTTTGACCGAGTCCCGCCATGTTAACGCGTTGAGACAAAGCCAGACTAAATTCCGCGATCGCAGACGCAGCTTTGAAAGTGTTTTAACGAACACCTCGTCTGTGTCTGTCACTAGGCATGGCAGGTACCAggctctcaagttcttggaccTGCTATCTCCACTGAAAAAGATGTGGCTACCGCCATCGGTACATGGCTCACTGATCCCAAGATACACAGTACTAATTCTCGTAGCGCTGGACGTTCTATTTATTATCTCGACAACAGGCATGGTCGTCCCGCTTGTGCTCTTCGCTACATATAAGTACCGGTGGGACTCTGTGCACTTGGGGTACTTCATCTCATTCATAGGAATCGGGAGAGCTATGGTCCTGTTGATACTTTCGCCGCTGTTCTTGCACGTCCTCAAGAAAATGTACACTCGACTGGACAACTCGGTAGACGCCATTGACCTGATGTCGCTTCGTACTGCCATGTTTTCTGTGGTAATTTCTATCGCCGCCATTCTTTTGTGGGACGATACCCGCGGGCTGGTCCTGTTGGTTTTTGCggttttccaaaacctgAGCGCCTTCTTCTCGCCAACACTTCAAGCCACGCTGGTCAAATACTGCTCCAAGTCATCTTTGGGCGAGCTCTTTGGCGCTATTGCTCTCGTAAGAAGCGCTACTATGCTTGTATTCCCACCGATCTTACTGCTCGTCTACGCCCACACAAACACcacaaaaccaaagatCTTCATGACTGTTCCTTTGCTTGCAAGTATCCTTGCTTTCATACTGACCTTCATGCTTCACATCGTTACCGATTCAGAACTTCTTCGCAGGCCATCTCAGGCATCTTTGGCACCTTCCTCACAGCCTGCACATACGAACAAAGGTTCCAAAGACCAAAGAATGTCGACCTCCAGGACATCCCGTAAGCCCAGCTCTATATAA